Within Mytilus edulis chromosome 10, xbMytEdul2.2, whole genome shotgun sequence, the genomic segment ttttcaacaaattgaCCTGGTATTAATTAATGAAACTTGTTTTGATACACAATATAAACATACCATAGAACAAAAAAGAAGTAGAAGACAtcaaagataataaaaaatctcACAAATCCAAAAAAACGTAAAATACCATGAAAAATAATCCCAAAACTAGACTGAGAAAcacaaaccacaccaaaaacCATGGATGCTATCAGGTGCtacagaagggtaagcagaccctgtggttttcctgtttgaatggttttacactagtcatttttgggccctttattaaTTGCTGTTCTACATGTTCATCAGACAATGTTCACCAGACCTTGATCTGAATATCaaagttcattggtcaatgtttaaaaCTTGAGGTTTTATCAGTTTCTTAGACACTGTTAACAACAAGTCAACTACATAAGGTGTATTGGATGATGGAAAAGTGTATATCCCTGTCAGGCAGGATTTGTCGGATAAGTTTAAACAGATTCctttatagtggatttggaaacaagttattgcaacttatctcaatccctttccactttacgTGTGCTGTTTTGTAGcgacattagcctgctctttttcaaaatctacaagggtgtcttttacatgCAAGAGATATATATGGCTCTCTGTTAACATTTATATGGAATAATTGCTTTGTGCACATCTTGCCTTGCAGAGTTTATCTGTCtttgacctttttttttgtttcgtaaGTCAATATTCAATTATTTAGCAGTAAAGTCAGTTTCACCAACAACATAAGCAATAGGAACTCTATACAAAGTGCAATGTATGATTGTAAGGTACACATACCTGTATGGCAGGGTTAGTTTGACCTAGAACTCATTTACATGGATAATTGATCATTTCAAGTTTCAGGGATTCTTGTagaataaatggggaatgtgtccatagggaCACTGAAGATGCACCCCCTAGCATATAACATTATGAAGAGACATAACTTAAGAACTGCAAAAGTCACGCTTCCCAAAGTTAAACTGAGTtaagtggtaataagcattatagatttgtatatacatttcattaaatttagttgagaccaacttaagttagagaatggaaacaataCATCATATAAGATTACGGTATAAAGGGACAAAACTGAAGAACTGTAATCTAAGTGCTTGTAAGCACCGAagggtaaagattgttttattttttttagtgaaaATTGCATTGTAAAAAGCAGTGGTTGTAGTTGATGTAattgttcaaatttatttttataattgggagctatcttcctttgtccataattgtaGTTGGATCAACtacaattatggacaaaggaagataatttCAATTTTAGATCAACTAAAATTATTGACAAAGGAAGATagcttcaatttcaaaaattaattttaacaattacacatttgatattttagaacagatattagattcttaatttttcatttgtaaaggggcataactcaaaaACGGTACAGGTGATGCCACCAAAATGCATACTTGATCTgcgttttgtggtaataagcattttgtgtaagtttcatgacatttggttaaagcaaactaaagttagagaacgaaaATCAACTTTGGGATGTATGGACGATTACAGATAACAGATTTGCAACATAAATTCAAAGTAATAATATTGTAAAGCTGGTGGAACTTTTCAGCATGTGCAAAATCAAACAATCTAAAGTTAAAGAATAAAATTCTAACACTTTAGATCTTTATGGCACTGAAGTCTTTTCTTGGAAACAGTAACATGTGATGCAGATCCAGATGGCATTTTTGGTCTTGTTTTCTACATTGTCCAATATTATTTCCATATTTCCGCTCGCCAGAGccacttttatttacaattttacatgcctctttttatacgaccgcaaaatttgaaaaaattttcgtcgtatattgctatcacgttggcgtcgtcgtctgcgtcgtcgtccgaatacttttagttttcgcactctaactttagtaaaaatgaatggaaatctatgaaattttaacacaaggtttatgaccacaaaaggaaggttggtattgattttgggagttttagtcccaacattttaggaatatggggccaaaaagggcccaaataagcattttcttggttttcgcactataactttagtttaagttaatagaaatctacgaaattttgacacaaggtttatgaccacaaaagaacggttgggattgattttgggagttttggtttcaacagtttaggaattaggggccaaaaaagggcccaaataagcattattcttggttttcgcacaataactttagtttaagtaaatagaaatcaatgaaatttaaacacaatgttaatgactacaaaaggaaggttggtattgattttgggagtttaggtcccaacagtttaggaattaggggccaaaaagggacccaaataagcatttttcttggttttcgcaccataacgttagtataagtaaatagaaatctatgaaatttaaacacaaggtttatgaccataaaaggaaggttggtattgattttgggagttttggtcccaacagaataaggggcccaaagggtccaaaattaaactttgtttgatttcatcaaaattgaataattggggttctttgatatgctgaatctaactgtcatgactgtgtatgtagattcttaacttttggtcccgttttcaaattggtctacattaaggtccaaagggtccaaaattaaacttagtttgattttgacaaaaaatgaaatcttggggttctttgatatgctgaatccaaaaatgtacttagattttttattatgggcccagttttcaagttggtccaaatcaggatctaaaattattatattaagtattgtgcaatagcaagtcttttcaattgcacagtattgcgcaatggcaagaaatatctaattgcacaatattgtgaaatagcaaatttttttttaattagagttatctttctttgtccagaatagtaagcaagaaatatctaattgcaaaatattgtgcaatagcaagatttttttttaattggagttatctttctttgtccagaatcaacttaaatctttgttatatacaatatacaatgtatattcactttttactaccaactgataaattaaaataatctttaccattcagggataacaagcagtttttttacatcttaatattttatgatgtatttaaatgagtagttattgttgcaaactccattagaaattttaattgagattagttttggtataagggaaagggggatgtgattaaaaaaattgggttcaatttttctcatttgaaatttcataaataaaaaagaaaattttttcaaacatttttttgagaggattaatattcaacagcatggTGAATTGctgtaagagaaaacaaaaattttaagttcattagaacacattcattctgtgtcagaaacctatgctgtgtcaactatttaatcacaatccaaatttagagctgaatccagcttgaatgttgtgtccatacttgccccaaccgttcagggttcaacctctgcggtcgtataaagctacgccctgcggagcatctggtttcaatAGTCAAAGATCTCAACATTTCCATCTTTGTATTAATTTCAATTAATTTCACCTCTAGTTTTAAGTCTGTTTATCTCTTTTAAATTACTCACATCTAATGTTATCAAAGATGAAAATCTTTCGTAGCAAACAAATATCccgcctttttttttattaattaggCCAGTAGTTTTCtccttgttttacatttgtcatttcagggtctaTTATAGCTGATTACAAGGTAtgggggtttgctcattgttgaaaacatataattgttaatttctgtgttcaGTTTGGTctattgtgaagagttgtctcattagcaatggAGATGAGAATAAAAGTTAATAGTCAAAAGATTTCTAAAGAAAAATTCTTGTGTAAAAACTTACATGattaactttattaaaatgaTGGAATTTTGACAACATTCACCCTGAAACTTACATTcaagaaataaaatgatttttgtcTTTCATGTAAAACACCTATCATGAATCACTAGCTTTCACAAAATTGcacatcattttcttttttactggAACATTAGAATCAGATTTATCGTCTAGTTTATGTTTTTCTGCCaatttttcttcagttttttccTTGTCCCCTTCTTTGGTTTCGTCTTTTCCCTCCTCAGAATTAAGGGACTTTTTCTTTGGATCTTCATGAAATCCTAGGCCTATATGTGCTTTAGGACCAGCTAACAGCTTATGTTCTAATCCTTTGTTGAACTGTTCTTCTAACTTTTCTTCCACGTCTCTCTCTGGGCCTGTCAAAATACATAGACTGAATTATACATTTAAAGAATAAGTAGGAAATGTATTGTTTACTTATAAAGATGGactactttattttatatttatatcctACATATAATACTTGAGGGGGGGGGGGACAAGAGTATCAAACTATCTACTAACTAAATTATTTAGAGTCAATAACAATGACAAGTCCACATCAAAATTGATTAAGGATAAATAAGACAGGAAAGTTATTGTACATTTATATGAATTAGGCATTGCCATAAAAATGTTCTCATAATCAATCATTCTTCAATCAATaaatagcaacaacaaaaaaaatcaacaaaaatcaaagagctgatagctctgaggtggaagaaggtgaataaaaggtaacttgaattaccataaaagcagcccacTAACCGagcctgctttgttccattatcgttatgacatataataattttttcttcaaacaataaTGTGTCAtcagtacatggatttcccatttatacaatcattttctatgttcagtggactgtgaaaattaggtaaaatctttaatttggcagtaaaataagaaagatcatatcataaggaacacgtgtgtactaagtttcaagttgattggatttggacttcatcaaaaactaccttgaccataaactttaatctgaagcagaacagacagacagaccagaaaacataatgcccataaatggggcataaaaatagtaagacttgttacatacccaccaacttttgaaagttcccatgggatATTTAAGTGTgcgacaacaattttaaaggttaaaatTTTTAGTGAAGTATTTTGGATCTGGATTGTCTataaaaagtgtcatatttgtatgatgaacttacatagatataggaagatgtggtgtgagtgccaatgagacaactctccatccaaataacaatttacatgcctttttcttaagtctgtttgcatgattctagttattgaatcggtagaaaagatgaacatgtagctagcagaccagggtttattttcttgtgtaagaatataagatgcttgttgaaatttccaattttgaattatgcacaaagggaggtagtactgcatcattgaattttgtcaatcagccatgaTTTTATCCTGTGTAACGATTGCAGATGAAAATTCACGTTTTACAACTAGATGAAaacaacacaagttcaaaatctagcatgttagaataatctttagagaaaacgtttttgattggcttattaattgatcatgagaaacacagaatttgattggctg encodes:
- the LOC139492084 gene encoding small acidic protein-like, which encodes MSEKEKTTEKTETKEESSKKAEKEPENVHSANKWEEVDLGDTNRKNKFLRLMGAAKKEHHGQFVIGEEKMHQHERESPERDVEEKLEEQFNKGLEHKLLAGPKAHIGLGFHEDPKKKSLNSEEGKDETKEGDKEKTEEKLAEKHKLDDKSDSNVPVKKKMMCNFVKASDS